One Paroedura picta isolate Pp20150507F chromosome 3, Ppicta_v3.0, whole genome shotgun sequence genomic window carries:
- the LOC143834364 gene encoding E3 ubiquitin-protein ligase TRIM7-like encodes MAAEGALRELREEASCSVCLDFFTDPVTIPECGHNFCRACLDRSWRESGAPPSCPQCRGSAQEGTLRPNQQLANMVGLIQKLRPVEEKGGVCEKHLKLFCREDGAPLCAVCGASKEHEGPQAAPLEDASRENRAFVAAPKGQICQKHQEPMKLFCKDDKTLLCVVCDRSKEHRDHETLPLEEASQEYKDQFCNHLEILKKESERVLAYKGDVEKESQDLLKQTEGAKQETADRFRKLHTFLEEQEKLLVAQMEEVEKEVAKKRDQHLAELSEALSALESLIREVEEKCEQSAFELLQDVRSTLQRYEEEKTFSNPVTFPLALKWRTWDFCDVSPFLEGVLKHLKDTLDSGLPLQKGAEVILDLDTAHPMLILSEDQKTISEGKEVQALLDNPKRFDRYGAVLGREGFTAGRHFWEVLVGSEGDWAVGVARESVKRKGSITFCPEEGIWAVGKWGGRYRASVKGHLSPLTLSGELQRVRACLNCAGGRVAFFDADRGDLLYEFSGASFSGETLLPFFWVHSKGYLKISS; translated from the exons ATGGCGGCGGAGGGCGCCCTGCGGGAGCTGCGCGAGGAGGCCTCCTGCTCCGTCTGCCTGGACTTCTTCACGGACCCGGTCACGATCCCCGAGTGCGGCCACAACTTCTGCCGCGCCTGCCTGGACCGCAGCTGGAGGGAGTCGGGCGCGCCGCCGTCCTGCCCCCAGTGCCGCGGGAGCGCGCAGGAGGGCACCCTGCGCCCCAACCAGCAGCTGGCCAACATGGTGGGGCTGATCCAGAAGCTGCGCCCCGTGGAGGAGAAGGGCGGCGTCTGCGAGAAGCACCTGAAGCTTTTCTGCCGGGAGGACGGAGCCCCCCTCTGCGCCGTCTGCGGCGCCTCCAAGGAGCACGAAGGTCCCCAGGCGGCTCCCCTCGAGGACGCTTCCCGGGAAAACAGg GCATTCGTGGCAGCCCCAAAAGGGCAAATTTGCCAGAAGCACCAGGAGCCGatgaagctcttctgcaaggACGACAAAACCCTCCTCTGCGTGGTCTGCGACCGATCCAAGGAGCACCGAGATCACGAAACCCTTCCTCTCGAGGAGGCCTCCCAAGAGTACAAG gaCCAGTTCTGCAACCACCTGGAGATCCTGAAGAAGGAGAGCGAAAGAGTTCTGGCATATAAAGGAGACGTCGAGAAGGAAAGCCAAGACCTCCTC AAGCAAACCGAAGGAGCGAAGCAAGAGACAGCAGACAGATTCAGGAAGCTGCACACGTTTCTGGAGGAACAAGAGAAACTTCTTGTGGCCCAGATGGAAGAAGTGGAGAAGGAGGTAGCCAAGAAGAGGGACCAGCACCTGGCCGAACTCTCTGAGGCCCTCTCTGCTCTGGAAAGCCTCATCCGGGAGGTGGAAGAGAAGTGTGAGCAGTCAGCCTTTGAACTCCTGCAG GATGTCCGAAGCACCTTGCAGAG GTATGAAGAAGAGAAGACGTTTTCGAATCCTGTGACTTTTCCTCTCGCTCTGAAGTGGAGGACCTGGGACTTCTGTGACGTCAGTCCTTTTCTGGAGGGTGTCCTGAAGCACCTGAAAG ACACTCTGGATTCTGGACTTCCCCTCCAGAAAG gAGCAGAAGTGATCCTGGATCTGGACACGGCCCACCCCATGCTCATCCTGTCTGAGGATCAGAAAACCATTAGCGAAGGAAAGGAAGTCCAGGCCCTGCTCGACAATCCAAAGAGATTTGACCGTTATGGTGCCGTGCTGGGCCGTGAGGGATTCACAGCCGGCCGCCATTTCTGGGAGGTCCTTGTGGGGAGTGAGGGAGACTGGGCCGTGGGGGTGGCCAGGGAGtctgtgaagaggaagggaagcatcACTTTTTGTCCTGAGGAAGGGATCTGGGctgtggggaagtgggggggcCGCTACAGGGCTTCTGTGAAAGGCCATCTCTCTCCCTTGACCCTGAGTGGGGAGCTGCAGAGGGTCCGCGCGTGCCTGAACTGCGCTGGGGGGCGAGTGGCCTTTTTCGATGCTGACAGAGGAGACCTTCTCTACGAATTCTCTGGAGCTTCCTTCTCTGGAGAGaccctcctgcccttcttttggGTGCATTCGAAAGGCTACCTCAAAATATCTTCTTAG
- the LOC143834285 gene encoding uncharacterized protein LOC143834285, translating into MQGEGHTFSEQGEGLDWDLSQGDGASAGPHSSGMMRAISGTTPGPEEFLERHVTQRRRLSKYDRPTGDERWPEHLGLPSYALEPVGETQDLQYKLDRVTNWLQDLSGRLDPEEKRRTQRLLKEVLGGGAHDTSLRLVSGGLALREHGMADTQAAADAEALARARAQLEIEAEAEARARAQREQEGEGEEREDEGGAGGDGAGGDGADGGEDAAAEAARAAERARVAAGRGRGIGRGARPPVPAPAPADWGPGRLPAHLRGVEMRSTYKFKAKFSGDPSDFPTFLVHLQAYMMEMGFTFQDDAEKVRFVGQALEGKAAKWFVDLYRYHPQAIRDYNHFMRALRQMYVEPFERETAEKKLRAHRQGKLSVVEYAREFKELASSVPDWTEPQRVLSFVGGLNPTLADKCLLLEDPLTVEGWVQLAGEMENRLERASMVQVLAGKTVAKTSTPAKTKPRAKLEPSERTRRMEKGLCLGCGQAGHFLANCPTKATATPRAVSSAPPKAQPAKKTTPKKSAKSLLVPVAAVPAVDDSEEGSGLEDEDQAEEQSGNEDGLL; encoded by the coding sequence atgcagggcgagggacatactttttctgagcagggagagggcctggattgggacctctcccagggcgacggcgcgagtgccggcccgcacagctcgggcatgatgcgggcgatctcggggacaaccccggggcccgaggaatttttggaacgacacgtcacccagcgcaggcgattgtctaaatacgaccgccctactggggatgagaggtggccggagcacctgggactgcctagctacgcgctggagcctgtgggtgagacacaggacttgcagtacaagctggacagggtgactaactggctgcaggatctttcgggtcggttggatccggaggagaagcgccgaacgcaacgcctgctgaaggaagtgcttggtggtggtgcgcacgataccagcctgcgactagtgagtggtgggcttgcactgcgggagcacggcatggcggacacgcaagcggcagcggatgctgaggcgttggccagggccagggcgcagctggaaatcgaggcggaggcagaggctcgagcgagagcgcaacgagaacaagaaggcgagggcgaggagcgagaggacgaaggcggcgcgggcggcgatggagccggaggagacggcgcggacggaggcgaggacgcagcagcggaggcagcccgggcggcggaacgagcaagagtggcggcggggagaggacgaggcatcggccgcggtgcaagacccccagtaccggccccggcaccggcggattggggcccggggcgcctaccagcccacctccggggtgtggagatgcggagcacctataaattcaaggctaagttttccggagacccctccgattttcctacgtttctggtgcacctccaggcctacatgatggaaatggggttcactttccaggacgacgctgagaaagtgcgtttcgtgggccaagccctagaaggcaaagcagccaagtggtttgtggacttgtaccgctatcacccccaagccattcgtgactacaaccatttcatgagagccctgcgccagatgtacgtggaaccgttcgagcgagagaccgcggagaagaaactcagggctcaccggcaagggaagttgtcagtggtcgagtacgccagggagtttaaagagctggcttcctcggtgccggactggacggagccccaacgcgtgctgtcgtttgtgggaggcctcaatcctactctggcagacaaatgcctcctcctggaagacccgcttacagtcgaagggtgggtccaattggctggggagatggaaaatcgattggagcgagcttcgatggtacaagtcctggcaggcaaaaccgtggcgaaaacttccaccccggcgaaaaccaagccccgagccaagttggagccgtctgagcgcacccggcgcatggaaaaagggctgtgtttgggttgtggccaagcggggcactttctcgcaaattgccccacaaaagcaacagcgaccccgagggccgtgagcagcgccccaccgaaagcccagcccgccaaaaaaaccactcccaagaaaagtgccaagtctctcctggtgccagtggcggccgtgccagcagtggacgactcggaggagggaagcgggctggaggacgaggatcaagccgaggagcagtcgggaaacgaggacggtctgctgtaa